A window from Alkalicoccobacillus plakortidis encodes these proteins:
- a CDS encoding M20 family metallopeptidase — protein MSTIFKRLEELYPEMVDIRRKLHAEPELSFHEVKTPAFIANYLEDLGVEVKRGVGGRGVVGYIKGELPGKTVALRADFDALPIHEDTGLDFSSNVPGVMHACGHDGHTATLLVCAKVLMEHRDQLKGTIVLIHQFAEELAPGGAIEMIKDGCLEGVDVIYGTHLWNPLPLGEVGYRSGPIMAASDRFEVTIQGRGGHGAAPHETIDAVTVGSSVVQNLQHVVSRQVDPLKSAVVTTASFQAGGPFNVIADTAELIGTARSFEEDVQELVIDKMEQMIKGVCEGMGASYTFKYVKGYPAVVNDGFETERFAKVAKEIHSPELVVETAPVMGGEDFAYYLKEVPGTFFFTGSGNPSVGADYPHHHPKFTFDEQAMLLAGKLLVQAAITYQDQ, from the coding sequence ATGAGTACAATATTTAAACGCTTAGAAGAGTTATATCCAGAGATGGTTGATATCAGAAGGAAACTACATGCTGAACCTGAACTTTCTTTTCATGAAGTGAAAACACCGGCATTTATTGCTAACTATCTAGAGGATCTTGGGGTCGAGGTAAAACGGGGTGTTGGTGGTCGAGGTGTAGTTGGTTATATAAAAGGCGAATTGCCAGGTAAAACCGTAGCATTACGCGCAGACTTTGATGCACTACCTATTCATGAAGACACTGGATTAGACTTTTCATCTAATGTGCCTGGTGTGATGCATGCTTGTGGACATGATGGTCATACTGCCACACTTCTTGTCTGTGCAAAAGTACTAATGGAACATCGTGATCAGCTAAAAGGTACAATTGTTTTAATTCATCAATTTGCAGAAGAACTAGCTCCTGGTGGTGCTATTGAAATGATTAAAGATGGTTGCCTTGAAGGAGTCGATGTGATCTATGGAACGCATCTCTGGAATCCGCTTCCTTTAGGTGAAGTTGGGTACCGTTCTGGACCAATTATGGCTGCATCCGACCGGTTTGAAGTAACGATACAAGGACGAGGTGGACATGGAGCGGCACCTCACGAAACAATTGACGCAGTTACTGTAGGATCATCTGTGGTGCAAAATCTGCAACATGTTGTTAGCCGACAAGTAGATCCACTAAAATCTGCAGTTGTCACAACGGCTTCATTTCAGGCAGGTGGACCATTTAATGTTATTGCTGATACTGCTGAGCTCATTGGAACCGCTCGTAGTTTTGAAGAAGATGTTCAAGAACTAGTAATCGATAAAATGGAGCAAATGATAAAGGGTGTATGTGAAGGAATGGGGGCTAGTTACACATTTAAGTATGTAAAAGGCTACCCTGCCGTTGTAAATGATGGATTTGAAACCGAGCGATTTGCAAAGGTTGCAAAAGAAATTCATTCACCTGAACTTGTTGTGGAGACAGCACCAGTTATGGGTGGAGAAGATTTTGCTTATTACCTTAAAGAGGTGCCAGGAACCTTTTTCTTTACTGGATCAGGAAACCCAAGTGTTGGAGCAGATTATCCACACCATCACCCTAAGTTTACATTTGATGAACAAGCCATGCTATTAGCAGGGAAATTGTTAGTTCAAGCTGCGATAACTTATCAAGATCAATAA
- a CDS encoding metallophosphoesterase family protein, which translates to MKWFPLVPLAGLLAIPLFKRMYATAHLNRLVKQTIYLEELPADFDEYKLFFISDVHRRVISTELLDEVGSCDMVIIGGDLLEKGVPLKRIEQNLRSLASCGPTYFVWGNNDVEIDEDTVRSILHAAV; encoded by the coding sequence TTGAAATGGTTCCCTTTAGTGCCGCTAGCAGGTTTGCTTGCGATTCCACTTTTTAAACGGATGTATGCTACTGCGCATCTAAATCGATTAGTAAAACAAACGATATATTTGGAAGAACTGCCCGCAGATTTTGATGAGTATAAACTGTTTTTTATCTCAGATGTTCATCGACGTGTCATTTCAACTGAGCTGTTAGATGAGGTTGGTTCATGCGATATGGTTATCATTGGAGGAGACTTATTAGAAAAAGGTGTGCCATTAAAACGAATTGAGCAGAATCTACGTTCTTTAGCCTCATGTGGTCCAACTTATTTTGTATGGGGCAATAATGATGTAGAGATAGATGAAGATACAGTTCGATCCATTCTTCATGCTGCTGTATAA